The window CGCAATTTCACGCCGCCGGCCAAGCCGCTCTTCCGGTTGCGCGACCACGACATGGGGCGGCCACTGGACGAACTCGCCGGCGGCGTCGACCTCGGCCCCCTGAAGCAGCAGGTGGCGGAAGTCATCCGCAGCGGGGAGCAGATCGAGAAGGAGGTCGAGGTGCGAAACGGTGAGCCCCAGACGCTGATCATGCGCATGCTGCCCTATCGCGGCGAGAACGACGTGATTCAGGGTGCCGTTCTCACATTCATCGACATCACCGAGCACAAGCGGTCTGAAGAGCGGCTCTCAGACATGGTGTCCGAGCTGAACCATCGGGTGAAGAACAACCTGGCCAGTGTGCAGTCCATGATCCGTCAGGCGGCCAAACACACAGAGACGAAGGACGAGCTACACAAGGTGCTCACGGGCCAGCTACACGCAACGGCCGCATCGCACGACATCCTCTCGCGCGGCGACTGGAAGAGCGCCAGGCTGCGTGACCTCGTCGGCGCCGTCTTGTCCCCCTTCGTCGGCGAGGGGCTCGACGGGCTGAGCATCCAAGGACCCGAGGTCCATCTGACGCCGCAGGTCGTGGTCGCGCTCGGGCTGATCCTGCATGAGCTCGCCACGAACGCGTCGAAGTACGGCGCGTGGTCCACCGGGACGGGACGGGTTTCGTTGAACTGGACTCGAGTCACGACCGACGGCGACGAGATGAGGATCGAATGGGCGGAAAGCGGCGGCCCGCCCGTTGCGCCGCCCCAGAGCAATGGTTTCGGCCTCAAGTTCGTCTCGCGGTCTACCCAGCACGAACTTCGCGGCACCTGCGACCATCAGTTTCCCTCCGCCGGCTACCGCTGCGTCATAGTCGCGCCTGCAAAAGCCATGTTGATGGATCGCGATGAAAATCGCTGAGGCTCATCGCCGCGCGAGACCGAGCGCGTCGAGTGCAGCAAAGAGCGCGACCTCAGTGAGCGGCTTGTGCAGAACCTGACACTGTTTGAAGCGCTCGGGCACCTCCATCGTCGAATAACCCGTCGCGATTACAAAGGGAACGCCATGCTCATGAAGCAGATCGGCGACCGGCCAGACGCGCTCACCGCCGAGGTTCACGTCGAGGACCGCGCCGTCGAGGTCGTTCTGCCGCACTGCCAACAGCCCTGCCTCGACGTTGGAAACCGGCCCGACAGGCACGCAGCCGCACTCGCCGACCATGTACTCGACATCCATTGCGATGAGGACGTCATCCTCGATCACGAGGATTCGTGGCTTTCGGTTTTCAATTGGACGCACGTCCCGTGGCCCCCAAAGGAACGTAACCGCTTCGCCACGAGAAAGTTCCGACGTTCGTGTGGTCAGCCGTCGCTTCCAGGAACTGCTGGTGGCGACGTCGAAAACCGACCGGCAGCAGTCTAGAGCCAACTTGGGTCTGCACATAGCTTTCGAAGTAAAGGATTGAGCATGTTCGGTGGCTTCACCTGGAGAACGTCGGACCCGGTCCGTCTCCTCCGCCGGAGAACCCGCAAGCCAGGAGCTACGCGATAAGCCAGGTCCGGTTTCTCAATACCGCCAGCAAGACGAGACCGTCTGGACTCGGCCCCAATCCAGAGTTCCAATAGGTCATTGTCTGGCGACCACTTCCGGAAGTTGCGGCCAATGTCGGCATGGGCCCACCGAACTAAAGCAACTTTCGCACCCAGCGACGCGGGTGAAATTAGGTGCGGACCCAGACGGCGGAGCAAGTGTACAAGACACGCCGATAACAACTGAGTCGCCGCTTATCGTCGATATGCTGATGACGGGCGGGTGGTATCGCGTGAGTTTGCCTAGATACCGATTGGCCCATCCATTCGAGCCGCGAAGGACCGACGACATCTGCAGTGCCAGACGAAGTACGTGGCTACCGGGCGTTCACTATATGGCTCCAGTTCGGCGCTACGCATATGCGAGATCAAGACGAGAAACCTTCCCTTTGCGCAGAGCGCCTCTTGCGGGGCACCACGAGGCACCGGCCGCAACGGTCTCCTCGATCCGCGTGGCGAGCGCACCGATGCGGTCTCATCGATTGGTGTTTCTGTCCGAAGGGCGGCTTCGCCTCGACCGCCAGTGACGCAACGGCGCGACGCGACTTTCTTCCCCTGACGGCTGCGCCGTCATTCCTCGCGGCACAACAAAGTCGCTCTCGCGCCGTCCTCCGCTTCGCTGCGGCCCTTAGGTGCGCCGGCGGTTCGCCTCCGGCCTTGCGAGCACCATCGAGACCGCAATGGTGCGGCTCGTAACAGACAGGATCAAGGAGAACTACCATGGCTAACATCGGCACCTTCAAGAAGTCCGGCAACAACGAGTTCACTGGCGAAATCGTCACCCTCAGCGTCCAGGCCCGCGGCGTCCGCATCGTCCCCGAAACCCGCGCAAACGGCGAGAACGCCCCGAGCCACCGGGTCTTCGTCGGCCGAGCAGAGATCGGCGCCGCGTGGGCTAAGCAGTCGAACGAGGGCCGCAACTATCTGGGCCTCAAACTCGACGATCCGAGCTTTACCGCCCCGATCTTCGCCAACCTCTTCGACGACGAAGACGGCGAGGGCTACAGCCTGATCTGGTCCCGCCCGAACCGCCGCAATGCTGAGTAAGACAGCACAAAGAAGTCCCGCCCGGTCATCCGGGCGGGACACGGCGTAGTCAACAAAAGCTCCATCTCCCTGGCGCGCAGTAGCCTCACGGGGGCGATGCTCGGTCCGCATCGTGTGATGCCGCCAAGCCTCCTGCGCTAACGGCGTTACACCGCTAAAATTTGGCGTCACATCTCGAAGGGGAGGCAGCCCATGATTGAGCCGTTTGACGAAAGCGCCCCGACCGGCGACGAACTGACTGATTATGATCGCAGTCATATCAAGCTCTACATGCGCTTGTTTGACGCGGACGCAGACGGCGCCGATTGGCGCGAGGTGGTCAAGATCCTGTTCGGAATTGATCCAACAAAGGAGCCCCAGCGTGCCCGAAGCGTCCACGACAGCCATCTGGCGCGGGCACGCTGGATGACGCGCACCGGCTACCGCCATCTTCTGCACAAGAGCAACGATTAGCAGCGTAGCTTTGCGGGTGATGCCGAAAGAGCATCACCCGATGCCTGCGCTTTGGCTTCCGCCAATCGCCAGAGTTCGGAATCGATTCGAGCACAACTTGCAGTTTCGCAAGGGAGCCATTGGATGAAACCGAACACGTCGCGTTGGCGGGACGCCAACAGCTACGATTTCTTTGACAGCTTGCCAATCGAAGGTCTCGCCTGGGAGTGTCTGCGGCGCTCCGGTTCCTACCAGAAGTATTATCTGGCGCTTATGGCCGCCGGAACCGAGGAGACACCGTTCCCGCCGCAAGCACAGCGGCTCTGGGGGTTGCGATTTCCCGGCCAGACCCGATCTGTCGGCATTGACGCAAGACGTTCTCTGGTCACCGCTGGCCGATCCGGCCGTCCTGACCCTGATGCCTTCTCCGGATTTCCTGTCATCCGAGCCGTTTGAAGGTGCGGCGGGGCTCGGCCCGCACCACGAGGGTCCGCAAGGATATCATGCTGTTTATCGCGGTGATATCGCCTCGCAGCTTCTCCTTCTCCCCGGCAGCAAAGCGAGCCCTTCACTCGCCGCCCTGATCCCGCTGGATTCCCAGACGCTGGGGCGGGTTGAAGCTCTGCTCCGTTTCTGGCGCGGCTATCATAAACGACCTGTGCCGCCTGATACGCGAATGACGGTTCAGCAGAGGCGCCGCCTGCGCCTTATGCTGCGGGCCGCGGACGGCCGCACAAACCGCGCCAGTTATCGGGATATCGCCACCGCGTTTTTTGGGACGGAGCGTGTCGCTTCCAATCCGTGGAAAACCTCCTCTCTGCGCGACACTGTGATCGGGCTCGCCAGAGGAGGCGCAGCCATGATCGGCGGCGGTTATCTGGAACTGTTGCGCCACCGCCGCCGCTCCTAAGCGGACCGGGTGGTAATTTTAGCCCCCTAATCTTCCCCATCCCCTGCGACGCTGCCTTTCCGCCACCGTGATCTTAGCCCGCCGCTCAACGCCGGTGGTTCACCAAAGCTCCACGGAGGCCCGAAAGATGCGACCAGATCTAGCCGTTTTGCCCCCGCGCTTCCTGCGCACCAAGGAAGCCGCCGAATTTCTCAGCCTGTCAGCTCGCACGCTCGAGAAGCATAGGACGTACGGCACCGGTCCTGCCTATCGCAAACTCGGTGGCCGTGTCGTCTACGCCGTTGACGATCTTCAGGCCTGGGCCGAGCGCGGGGCCGTGACCTCGACCTCGGATCCGCGCGGCTCCGTGCTGCCTGCTAAGCGCCATTTTCCGGCGCCTCCAACCCACACCGCACGGTATGGGCGCTGAGCTGCAGAACATCTGCGCAGCGTCATCGGCAGAGCCACAGCGTGCAAGGCAGTTGCGCTCGGCCGCAAGTTCAAGAGGCAGAAAATGGCCATCATCGTTGACTTTCCCTCCGGCGGATCGTCGCTCGGCGCGATCCAGGACGAAGGCCTCACGCATGTCGAGTTGACGTGGGTCGAGAAGAGGATCGAATACTGGATCCGTTTCGGTTCGGTGGCTCGGGAGAAGATACTCGACCGACGCCGGCGCATTGTTTCCTTTCGTCCAGGCACTGCTTTCGCCTTCGTCCGCTGGGCGGCGAACGACTTCGGCACAATCATCTCGCGCCTCGATATCGTACGCGCAGTTGCTCAGGGCACCGCCCATCAGACACTGCCTTTCGTGCGCCCTGGTGGTGATATCCTGCTTAAGGTCGAAGGCTGGCCCAAGGTCGAGCGGGTGCTGCAGGTGATCGATGCCGTCGAGCAACTCGGCATCGATCCGGAAGCAGTATCGCCGGATCACTGGCGGCATATCCACAACCGGATGGCGGCTGGCCAGGATGCTCGCGCCTACACGCTCGACCTTCATCGGGCCTACCTTCTGCGCCGGCAGGTTCAGCCATGACACGGCCCGCAATTCTGCTCGCCACGGCGCTGACCACCATGGGCCTGCTCTGGCCGCGTTTTATCGCCTTGCCGCCGAAGCTGGTCTGGAATGCTTCGGCCAGCGCTCCGATTGGCCTCTACCGGATCGATGGCGAGCCATTTTCGGCGAACGATATGGTCGCCGTCGAGCCGCCAGAACCGCTCGCGACCTTGCTCGCCGACCGAGGCTACCTGCCGAAGGGTGTGCTGCTGCTCAAGCACATCCTCGCCCTTTCCGGTCAAACCGTCTGTCGGCATAAGCTCACCATTTCAGTCGATGGCAATGAAGTCGGCGCAGCGCTCGAACACGATCGGGCCGGTCGCGATCTGCCGAGCTGGCAGGGGTGCAGACGCATCCCCGTCGGCGCCGTTTTCCTGATGAACCGCCAGGTCCGGGACAGCCTCGACGGCCGCTATTTCGGCCTCGTCTCAACCGATCGCATCATCGGCCGCGCCGTCCCGCTGTGGACTGACGAGCAGGGCGACGGCCGCTTCGAATGGCGCGCACGAACGCGGTGAGCGCGCCAGCGGTAGCCCATTCGTGCTGCCCTCATTCATTACCGCGGACCTCAGTGAAGGAGATACGACATGCCCCAGATCGGAGAATTCATACGCAGCCAAACCGGCTATTCGGGGCGCATCCGGACGCTCAGCCTTGATCTCGATGTCGCGATCGTCGCGGCCGAAGCGAGTGATACGGAAAATGCTCCCGACTATCGCGTGCACGCTGGCAGCGAAGACGGCCCGGCGATCGGGGCCGGGTGGAAACGCTCAGGCGAAAAGGCCGGCGCGTTCGTAGCACTCCAGATAGACGATCCGACCTTCGTGCAGCCAATCCGCGCCAATTTGTTCCAGAACGGCGACGACAAGGCGTCCTGGTCTCTGCAGTGGTCGCGTCCACGTGACCGCGCCGAGAAGGACTAAGTGATGTCCGCGCGCCGTCGGTTGACGCACCATTCGGGGCCGCCAGCCTTGCGTTGCCCCGCCACACGGCCGGCTCTCGCATTGCTTCGCGGGCTCTGCCTCACATGCGTTGTTCCTGCGATCGCACTGGCGCAGAACCCGACAGTCGTCACGCCGTCGGCGCGCAATTCCTACGAGTCTCATATCGCTGAAGCGGCTAGGCGCTTCCGCCTTCCGGCGGCCTGGATCCGCGCCGTTCTCGGCGTCGAGAGCGCCGGCGATCTGCGCGCCACCTCGCGCAAGGGCGCCATGGGCCTCATGCAGATTGTGCCCGAAACCTGGTCCGATCTGCGCCTGCGGTACCGCCTCGGCGGCGATCCTTACGATCCGCACGACAACATCATCGCGGGTTCGGCCTATATCCGCGAGTTGCTTGATCGCTACGGATCGCCCGGCTGGATTGCCGCCTACAATGCCGGTCCCGGACGCTATGAGATGTCGTTGCAGGGGCGGCGACTGCCTCACGAAACGCGCGCCTATGTCGCCGCCGTTGCATCCGCCATCGTCAACGATGGCACGATGAACGCCATCAGCCCGGCAGTATCCGCACGGCTTGGCTGGAAGCACGCACCGCTCTTTTTCGCGCAGCCGAACGGCGGTCCAGCCGGCGATTTGGTGCAGCAGGGACGTCCGCGCGACGACGCCTCAAGGTCCCTGATAGCCGACGAAGCGCTTGGTGCAGTACCCCGGCCAGATGGCCTGTTCGTGCCCAAGGCGAGCGACAGGTCCACGCCATGAGCCGTCGCGGTGCATTTTCCATCATCTCGTACTCCAGCGTGCCGTGGCGTTGGGAGGGGATGGGCGCAGGCAAAACGACCGGGGGACGGCAGGATAAAAGGGCGCACATTGCGCGCGGGTCGGTTGGTCGGTTTTGTCCGGCTTCCCGCCGCACTTCGCACCTTGCGGGGCTTTGGCGCAATGTGCACCGAAGGCCCGAAGCCCTGTATCCGCGTCCTTCCATCCACATTGCAGGACCGCGTCATGGCCGATGAGCGCGAGTTTCGGGTACGGCCTGGCCGCATTCGCTCGACCCGTGCCCAGCAGGCACGACCCTTCGTCGCCCAAGCATTGGCGGCGGCGAAGAAGGCTGGTGGTGGCATCGCACGCTCGGGCCGGATCATTGCCGGCAATCGCTCCCGCTTTGGCCATGGCCAGCGAGCCAGCATCCAGGCCAATCGACTCATCACGTCGCGGTCGCGCGGCGCCGTCGTCAAGGCTCGCGTCGTTCGTCATTCCGTACGTGGAACTCCACTCTCCACACATCTCAGCTATCTGCGTCGCCAGGGCGTGACCCGGGACGGAGAGAAGGCGCGGTTGTTCGGGCCGGGGAGGGAGGAGGTCGATGGCGCGGTCTTCGCGGCGCGAACCGAGGACGACCGGCATCATTTCCGTTTCATCGTCTCGCCGGACGATGCCCTCGAGATGGCGGATCTCAGGTCGTTCACGCGCGATCTCGTCGGCCGGATGGAGAAGGATCTTGGCACACGGCTCGAGTGGGCGGCGGTCGATCACTGGAACACCGAGCATCCGCATGTTCACCTGATCGTGCGCGGGGTGCGCGACGACGGCGAGGACCTTGTCATTGCGCGCGACTACATCAAGGAAGGGATGCGCGACCGGGCGCGCGATCTGATTACCCAGCAACTGGGACCGCGAACCGATCTCGACATCCGCCGCTCCCTCGAAAGCCAGATCCAGCCCGAACGTTGGACGCAGCTCGACCGTCAGTTGCTTCGCGACAGCCGCGCCACCGGCATCATCGACCTCGCGCCAGGTCCCCACAGGCAGCCGGATGAGTATCGCGCGCTGAAGCTCGGCCGCCTACGCAAGCTCGAAGCACTTGGCCTCGCTGATCAGGTCGGGCCAGGCCAATGGGTAATCGACGACAAGGCCGAAGGCACGCTGCGCGAGCTCGGCGAGCGCGGCGACATCATAAAACGAATGCACCGTGCACTGACCGAGCGAGGCATCGAGCGCAGCTCAGCCAGCTATGTTCTGGCCGCGGAGAGCCTCGATACGCCCGTTGTCGGCAGGCTGGTCGATCGCGGGCTCGAAGATGAGTTGGGCGGCACGGCCT is drawn from Mesorhizobium sp. B1-1-8 and contains these coding sequences:
- a CDS encoding response regulator, which gives rise to MIEDDVLIAMDVEYMVGECGCVPVGPVSNVEAGLLAVRQNDLDGAVLDVNLGGERVWPVADLLHEHGVPFVIATGYSTMEVPERFKQCQVLHKPLTEVALFAALDALGLARR
- a CDS encoding DUF736 domain-containing protein, whose amino-acid sequence is MANIGTFKKSGNNEFTGEIVTLSVQARGVRIVPETRANGENAPSHRVFVGRAEIGAAWAKQSNEGRNYLGLKLDDPSFTAPIFANLFDDEDGEGYSLIWSRPNRRNAE
- a CDS encoding DNA -binding domain-containing protein — translated: MIEPFDESAPTGDELTDYDRSHIKLYMRLFDADADGADWREVVKILFGIDPTKEPQRARSVHDSHLARARWMTRTGYRHLLHKSND
- a CDS encoding transcriptional regulator domain-containing protein, which encodes MKPNTSRWRDANSYDFFDSLPIEGLAWECLRRSGSYQKYYLALMAAGTEETPFPPQAQRLWGLRFPGQTRSVGIDARRSLVTAGRSGRPDPDAFSGFPVIRAV
- a CDS encoding DUF2285 domain-containing protein produces the protein MTQDVLWSPLADPAVLTLMPSPDFLSSEPFEGAAGLGPHHEGPQGYHAVYRGDIASQLLLLPGSKASPSLAALIPLDSQTLGRVEALLRFWRGYHKRPVPPDTRMTVQQRRRLRLMLRAADGRTNRASYRDIATAFFGTERVASNPWKTSSLRDTVIGLARGGAAMIGGGYLELLRHRRRS
- a CDS encoding helix-turn-helix transcriptional regulator, encoding MRPDLAVLPPRFLRTKEAAEFLSLSARTLEKHRTYGTGPAYRKLGGRVVYAVDDLQAWAERGAVTSTSDPRGSVLPAKRHFPAPPTHTARYGR
- a CDS encoding DUF2840 domain-containing protein, encoding MAIIVDFPSGGSSLGAIQDEGLTHVELTWVEKRIEYWIRFGSVAREKILDRRRRIVSFRPGTAFAFVRWAANDFGTIISRLDIVRAVAQGTAHQTLPFVRPGGDILLKVEGWPKVERVLQVIDAVEQLGIDPEAVSPDHWRHIHNRMAAGQDARAYTLDLHRAYLLRRQVQP
- a CDS encoding S26 family signal peptidase codes for the protein MTRPAILLATALTTMGLLWPRFIALPPKLVWNASASAPIGLYRIDGEPFSANDMVAVEPPEPLATLLADRGYLPKGVLLLKHILALSGQTVCRHKLTISVDGNEVGAALEHDRAGRDLPSWQGCRRIPVGAVFLMNRQVRDSLDGRYFGLVSTDRIIGRAVPLWTDEQGDGRFEWRARTR
- a CDS encoding DUF736 domain-containing protein translates to MPQIGEFIRSQTGYSGRIRTLSLDLDVAIVAAEASDTENAPDYRVHAGSEDGPAIGAGWKRSGEKAGAFVALQIDDPTFVQPIRANLFQNGDDKASWSLQWSRPRDRAEKD
- a CDS encoding lytic transglycosylase domain-containing protein, coding for MSARRRLTHHSGPPALRCPATRPALALLRGLCLTCVVPAIALAQNPTVVTPSARNSYESHIAEAARRFRLPAAWIRAVLGVESAGDLRATSRKGAMGLMQIVPETWSDLRLRYRLGGDPYDPHDNIIAGSAYIRELLDRYGSPGWIAAYNAGPGRYEMSLQGRRLPHETRAYVAAVASAIVNDGTMNAISPAVSARLGWKHAPLFFAQPNGGPAGDLVQQGRPRDDASRSLIADEALGAVPRPDGLFVPKASDRSTP
- a CDS encoding relaxase/mobilization nuclease domain-containing protein, coding for MADEREFRVRPGRIRSTRAQQARPFVAQALAAAKKAGGGIARSGRIIAGNRSRFGHGQRASIQANRLITSRSRGAVVKARVVRHSVRGTPLSTHLSYLRRQGVTRDGEKARLFGPGREEVDGAVFAARTEDDRHHFRFIVSPDDALEMADLRSFTRDLVGRMEKDLGTRLEWAAVDHWNTEHPHVHLIVRGVRDDGEDLVIARDYIKEGMRDRARDLITQQLGPRTDLDIRRSLESQIQPERWTQLDRQLLRDSRATGIIDLAPGPHRQPDEYRALKLGRLRKLEALGLADQVGPGQWVIDDKAEGTLRELGERGDIIKRMHRALTERGIERSSASYVLAAESLDTPVVGRLVDRGLEDELGGTAYAIVDGIDGRTHHIKLSDLEAAGDSAPGSIVELRKFHDVRGQRRVALAVRSDLGVEEQVSASGATWLDRQAIARNPATLSEGGFGAEVRDALSRRAEYLVDQGLAERQGSRIVFARNLLDTLRRRELEVVGDKLAAETGRPFNHVASGDYVAGAYRQRLSLASGRFAMIEVISGDGGLGFQLVPWTPSLEKHLGQHVSGVARGDGGIDWNFARKRGLGL